The proteins below are encoded in one region of Candidatus Spechtbacteria bacterium:
- a CDS encoding amidohydrolase family protein: protein MSYSKLIDPLEKLVRERGALTLVDCHRHLDTAGTLTDQDMAFLATNPSLRQKWTYIDTKKREKTYIDGMPDRIDEQIRNMRRQGVAACRTYCPVDSTVGMHVLEAMLEAKAKWQWHGFYLQIAAYPFLGVSNATERQLLSRAMERADLLGCLPSRGRINEYDWETSHRNMKDLFSIAFEHDKPIDLQIDQDNDPSERETRELLEVAYAFRRRGYDKGINATHCISLGAYNRADWPTRIVLLYNMRQLNISVVVCPSAARDMLQRSDKDAPIHNSIAPWLLLLGHGITVGMGADNVHDIYGRLNNGDLFEEARQMVGAVRYQGSLEVVADIMTVNGRKILGLE from the coding sequence ATGTCTTACTCAAAGCTAATTGATCCATTAGAAAAACTTGTTCGCGAGCGCGGCGCGCTTACATTGGTTGATTGTCATCGTCATCTGGACACCGCTGGCACTCTAACTGATCAAGATATGGCTTTTCTCGCAACTAATCCTAGTCTTCGGCAAAAATGGACGTATATAGATACTAAGAAACGCGAAAAAACATACATCGATGGCATGCCTGATCGCATCGACGAGCAAATTCGTAATATGCGCCGGCAAGGTGTAGCGGCTTGCAGAACGTATTGCCCCGTTGATTCGACTGTCGGAATGCATGTTCTTGAAGCTATGCTGGAGGCAAAAGCAAAATGGCAGTGGCACGGGTTCTATTTGCAGATTGCGGCTTATCCATTTTTGGGAGTAAGTAACGCAACTGAGCGACAATTGCTGAGCAGAGCAATGGAGCGTGCGGATTTGCTGGGGTGCCTTCCGTCACGCGGCCGCATTAATGAATATGATTGGGAAACCAGCCATCGCAATATGAAAGATCTTTTCTCTATTGCCTTCGAGCACGACAAGCCGATTGATTTGCAGATTGATCAGGACAACGATCCGAGCGAGCGAGAAACGCGCGAGCTTTTAGAAGTTGCGTACGCATTTCGCAGGCGTGGGTACGATAAGGGCATCAATGCGACACATTGCATTTCACTCGGCGCGTATAATCGTGCAGATTGGCCCACGAGAATAGTTCTGCTTTATAATATGCGTCAGTTGAATATTTCTGTAGTTGTTTGCCCAAGCGCGGCGCGTGATATGCTCCAGCGAAGCGATAAAGACGCTCCGATCCATAACTCCATAGCGCCGTGGCTGTTGCTGCTTGGGCATGGTATTACAGTCGGCATGGGAGCAGACAACGTACATGACATCTATGGCCGTTTGAATAACGGAGATTTGTTTGAAGAAGCGCGACAGATGGTTGGCGCCGTGCGTTATCAAGGATCACTTGAAGTTGTGGCAGACATTATGACGGTTAACGGCCGTAAAATTTTAGGTCTTGAATAA
- a CDS encoding threonine--tRNA ligase, producing MKKEKSTQLLQEPTELEKIRHSFAHLLAAAVKKLYPEVQLGIGPVIENGFYYDFGNLQVADEDLVRIEDEMRKIAKRNLAFSKEMWPAEKALEHFKKENQPFKIELVEDLTKPVALEGQSFRGGTVPPVANNEVGMVYTGDAFLDLCRGGHVENTSELPLDAFKLIRIAGAYWRGDENRPMLTRVYGVAFETKEELDTYLKQLEEAEKRDHKKLGKELGLFTFSELIGPGLPLYKPKGTFILKQLKEYSGSLRKKMGYQEVHTPQINKAELFKVSGHYDKYKDSMFRVTSNYTEEEYYLKPMNCPQHTQIFASEMRSYKEMPVRLADFANLYRDEKPGELGGLTRLRAFSQDDGHCFCREDQIEEEFTKILNAIAEAMKTYQLNYSIRLSLRDEAKKEQYLGDDKLWENAQNILTKILAHMSIDFTPMQGEAAFYGPKMDLIAKDSLGRGWQLSTIQLDFSMPKRFGLEYIDEKGNKATPVMIHSALIGSAERFLGVLIEHFAGAFPLWLAPEQVWVIPIGEKFNSYGQTVADDLVDRIPSLRIIVREENETLGKKIRSGQLQKIPYLIVVGEKEQSVRMVSARSFKDGDLGSFPIQDFADRLQKELLGL from the coding sequence ATGAAAAAAGAAAAGTCAACTCAACTACTTCAGGAGCCAACCGAGCTTGAAAAAATACGCCATTCTTTTGCGCATCTTTTAGCCGCGGCTGTAAAAAAATTATATCCCGAAGTCCAGCTTGGCATCGGGCCAGTTATTGAAAATGGTTTTTATTACGATTTCGGAAATCTTCAGGTCGCCGATGAAGACTTAGTGCGCATTGAAGATGAAATGCGAAAAATTGCAAAGCGCAATCTAGCGTTTAGCAAAGAAATGTGGCCGGCGGAAAAAGCGCTAGAACATTTTAAAAAAGAAAATCAACCATTCAAAATAGAACTCGTAGAAGATTTAACAAAGCCGGTTGCTTTGGAGGGACAGTCCTTCCGCGGAGGGACTGTCCCTCCTGTAGCAAATAACGAGGTCGGCATGGTCTACACCGGCGACGCATTTTTAGATCTCTGCCGCGGCGGCCACGTAGAAAATACAAGCGAACTGCCGCTAGATGCGTTCAAACTAATACGTATTGCCGGCGCGTACTGGCGCGGCGACGAAAACCGTCCCATGCTAACGCGTGTCTATGGTGTCGCGTTTGAAACCAAAGAAGAATTAGATACTTATCTAAAACAGCTAGAGGAAGCAGAGAAACGCGACCACAAAAAACTAGGGAAAGAACTAGGGCTTTTTACTTTTTCCGAACTAATCGGCCCTGGCCTTCCTTTGTACAAACCAAAAGGCACTTTCATTTTGAAACAACTAAAAGAATATTCCGGCTCTTTGCGCAAAAAAATGGGTTATCAGGAAGTGCACACGCCGCAAATAAACAAGGCGGAGCTTTTTAAGGTTTCCGGACATTATGATAAATACAAGGATTCCATGTTCCGAGTTACTTCAAACTACACTGAGGAAGAATACTACCTTAAGCCGATGAATTGCCCGCAACATACGCAGATTTTCGCTTCGGAAATGCGTAGCTACAAAGAAATGCCAGTGCGTCTGGCAGATTTTGCAAACTTGTACCGCGACGAAAAGCCAGGAGAACTCGGCGGTCTTACTCGTCTGCGGGCTTTCTCGCAAGACGACGGACATTGTTTTTGCCGCGAGGATCAAATTGAAGAAGAATTTACAAAAATACTCAACGCCATTGCCGAGGCAATGAAAACATATCAACTCAACTATTCTATTCGCCTATCTTTGCGCGATGAAGCCAAAAAAGAACAATATCTTGGCGATGACAAACTTTGGGAGAATGCACAAAATATACTAACAAAGATTCTCGCGCACATGAGCATAGACTTCACGCCCATGCAAGGAGAAGCCGCGTTCTATGGACCAAAGATGGATTTGATCGCCAAAGACTCTCTGGGCAGAGGATGGCAGCTCTCCACTATTCAGCTTGACTTCAGTATGCCGAAGCGTTTTGGGCTTGAATATATAGATGAAAAAGGAAACAAAGCCACCCCAGTAATGATTCACAGCGCGCTCATCGGGTCGGCTGAGAGATTCCTAGGAGTACTGATTGAGCATTTCGCGGGCGCATTTCCCTTGTGGCTTGCGCCGGAACAGGTTTGGGTAATTCCGATTGGTGAAAAATTTAATAGTTACGGACAAACGGTGGCGGATGATCTTGTTGACCGCATTCCCTCACTGCGAATAATAGTGAGGGAAGAGAATGAAACTCTGGGCAAAAAAATCCGCTCCGGACAATTGCAAAAAATCCCTTATCTTATTGTAGTGGGAGAGAAAGAACAATCAGTGAGAATGGTCAGCGCGCGTTCGTTTAAGGATGGCGATTTAGGCAGTTTCCCTATCCAAGATTTTGCGGACAGACTGCAAAAAGAATTACTAGGTTTGTGA
- the miaA gene encoding tRNA (adenosine(37)-N6)-dimethylallyltransferase MiaA has product MIPLIVIVGPTASGKSDLAVTLAKKFNGEIISADSRQVYRGMDIGTGKITKKEMKGVPHYILDVADPKRQFTVVQYRKQAIKAIHDISKRNKIPFLVGGTGFYIQSVVDNPTIPNVPPDKKLRAELEKKSLGNLMAMLNGRDPARAKTIDQKNKRRVIRALEIVLKSGRPVPHLTSSPPKDFSLLIIGIKKDYDELKEKIHKRLVTRLRKGMIAEVKNLHPVRSLARAKGASLQDPGKATSNGVHEKNGVSWKRLESFGLEYRWVARFLQQKISREEMIEKLQKDIEHYAKRQMTWFKRDKRIHWIENESEAQTLIKDFLK; this is encoded by the coding sequence ATGATTCCCCTTATTGTCATTGTCGGCCCCACTGCTTCGGGAAAAAGCGATTTGGCGGTCACGCTAGCTAAAAAATTCAACGGTGAAATTATTTCGGCCGATTCCCGCCAAGTTTACCGCGGAATGGATATCGGCACGGGCAAAATTACTAAGAAAGAGATGAAAGGCGTGCCACATTATATCCTCGATGTGGCAGATCCAAAGCGCCAGTTTACAGTCGTGCAATATCGCAAGCAGGCAATTAAAGCAATTCACGACATATCAAAACGCAATAAAATTCCTTTTCTTGTAGGAGGAACCGGTTTTTACATTCAGTCGGTTGTTGATAATCCGACTATTCCAAATGTGCCTCCGGACAAGAAACTGCGAGCAGAACTTGAGAAAAAATCTCTGGGAAATTTAATGGCAATGCTTAATGGCCGCGACCCTGCGCGCGCCAAAACAATTGACCAAAAAAATAAAAGGCGCGTCATCAGAGCGCTTGAGATTGTATTAAAATCAGGTCGTCCAGTTCCCCATCTTACAAGTTCGCCGCCAAAGGATTTCTCGCTATTAATAATAGGAATAAAAAAAGATTATGATGAGCTAAAGGAAAAAATTCACAAACGCCTCGTTACGCGCCTACGCAAAGGCATGATTGCGGAGGTAAAAAATCTTCACCCCGTTAGAAGTCTCGCTCGCGCCAAAGGCGCGAGTCTGCAAGACCCAGGCAAGGCTACTTCTAACGGGGTACATGAAAAAAATGGCGTATCTTGGAAACGTCTTGAGAGCTTCGGGCTTGAATATCGCTGGGTAGCACGCTTCCTGCAGCAAAAAATTTCGCGTGAAGAAATGATTGAAAAACTGCAAAAAGATATTGAACATTATGCCAAGCGCCAGATGACATGGTTTAAACGCGACAAAAGAATCCACTGGATTGAAAACGAGAGCGAGGCGCAGACACTAATTAAAGATTTTCTGAAATAA